A stretch of the Clostridium fungisolvens genome encodes the following:
- a CDS encoding iron-containing alcohol dehydrogenase, translating to MDNFKFHAYTEMLFGKGQISNLPEVLKRHGKNVLLAYGGGSIKKNGIYDNIQELLKDFNIVELSGIEPNPRIETVRRGVELCKEHNVDVILAVGGGSTIDCAKVVGAAYYYDGDAWDIVANPAKIDKVLPIVTILTLAATGSEMNKNAVISKMDTNEKLGTASWNMIPQTSILDPEYLYTLPAIQTAAGCADIMSHIIENYFKKTTDAFVQDKFAEGLLQACIKYCPIALKDPKNYEARANMMWASSMALNGLTGSGKAGAWTCHPIEHELSAYYDITHGVGLAILTPRWMRYILSDATIDKFVDYAINVWDLEPKGDKFALANEAIDATEDFFKACGIPMTLSELGIDKTNFEAMAKSAVEHGALAYAYVALNEEDVYKILEMCL from the coding sequence ATGGATAATTTTAAATTTCATGCTTATACTGAAATGTTATTTGGTAAAGGTCAGATTTCTAACCTTCCAGAAGTATTAAAAAGACATGGCAAAAATGTATTGCTTGCTTATGGCGGAGGAAGCATAAAGAAAAATGGAATCTATGATAATATTCAAGAATTACTAAAAGATTTTAATATTGTAGAGCTTAGTGGTATTGAACCAAATCCTAGAATAGAGACAGTAAGACGTGGAGTAGAACTTTGTAAAGAACATAATGTTGATGTTATATTAGCTGTTGGTGGGGGAAGTACTATAGACTGCGCAAAGGTTGTAGGAGCTGCTTACTACTATGATGGAGATGCTTGGGATATAGTTGCCAATCCAGCGAAGATAGATAAGGTTTTACCTATTGTGACTATCTTAACGCTAGCAGCAACTGGATCTGAAATGAATAAAAATGCAGTTATTTCAAAAATGGATACAAACGAAAAGCTTGGAACGGCATCTTGGAATATGATACCTCAAACATCGATTTTAGATCCTGAATACTTATATACATTACCAGCTATCCAAACAGCAGCTGGTTGTGCAGATATAATGTCTCATATTATTGAAAATTATTTCAAGAAAACTACGGATGCTTTTGTACAGGATAAGTTTGCAGAAGGATTACTACAAGCCTGTATAAAATACTGTCCTATAGCATTAAAAGATCCAAAGAATTACGAAGCTCGTGCTAACATGATGTGGGCTAGTTCCATGGCTCTTAATGGTCTTACTGGAAGTGGAAAGGCAGGAGCATGGACTTGTCACCCAATAGAGCATGAATTAAGTGCATACTATGATATAACTCATGGAGTGGGTCTTGCTATATTAACTCCAAGATGGATGAGATATATATTAAGTGATGCAACGATTGATAAATTCGTTGATTATGCAATAAATGTATGGGATCTAGAACCTAAGGGAGATAAATTTGCGCTTGCAAATGAAGCAATAGATGCTACAGAAGACTTTTTTAAAGCTTGCGGTATCCCAATGACGTTAAGTGAATTAGGAATAGACAAAACAAATTTTGAAGCAATGGCAAAATCAGCAGTTGAACATGGTGCTTTAGCATATGCTTATGTTGCTTTAAATGAAGAAGATGTATATAAGATTTTAGAAATGTGTTTGTAA
- a CDS encoding 6-phospho-beta-glucosidase, with amino-acid sequence MAVNTNKLPEGFLWGGATAANQFEGGYLEGNKGLSTVDVIPAGKDRFPVMLGKMKMYECDEEHFYPSHEAIDFYHHYKEDIALFAEMGFKCFRMSLAWSRIFPNGDDAEPNEEGLKFYDDVFDECLKYGIEPLVTITHFDVPMNLVKTIGSWRSRKMVDYYERLCNVIFNRYNNKVKYWLTFNEINMLLHLPFIGAGLTFEEGENVEAVKYQAAHHQLVASAKATKIAHEVNPEIKVGCMLAAGNTYANTCAPEDVWKSMEKDRENYFFIDVQSRGEYPNYAIKMLEKNNIDLKMEEGDLEVLKNNTVDFISFSYYSSRLTSADPEVNKETAGNVFATLKNPYLKASEWGWQIDPLGLRITMNSIYDRYQKPLFIVENGLGAVDNPDENGYVEDDYRIDYLRAHIKAMEDAVNEDGVELMGYTPWGCIDLVSASTGEMKKRYGFIYVDKDNEGNGTLKRSKKKSFYWYKKVIETNGEDLE; translated from the coding sequence ATGGCAGTTAACACTAACAAATTACCAGAAGGATTTTTGTGGGGAGGAGCTACAGCTGCGAACCAATTCGAAGGGGGATATTTAGAAGGAAATAAGGGATTATCTACAGTAGATGTAATTCCTGCTGGAAAGGATCGTTTCCCTGTTATGCTTGGAAAAATGAAGATGTATGAATGCGATGAAGAGCATTTTTACCCAAGTCACGAAGCTATTGATTTTTATCATCATTACAAAGAAGATATTGCATTATTTGCAGAAATGGGCTTTAAGTGTTTTAGAATGTCTTTAGCTTGGTCTAGGATATTCCCTAATGGAGATGATGCAGAACCAAATGAAGAAGGATTAAAATTCTATGATGATGTATTCGATGAATGCTTGAAATACGGTATTGAGCCATTAGTTACTATAACTCACTTTGATGTGCCTATGAACTTAGTAAAGACAATTGGTTCATGGAGAAGCCGTAAGATGGTAGATTACTATGAAAGATTATGCAATGTTATATTTAATAGATATAACAACAAAGTAAAGTACTGGCTTACTTTTAATGAAATAAATATGCTGCTACATCTTCCATTCATTGGAGCAGGTTTAACATTTGAAGAAGGAGAAAATGTAGAAGCAGTAAAATATCAAGCTGCACATCATCAATTAGTTGCAAGTGCTAAAGCTACTAAGATAGCTCATGAAGTAAATCCAGAAATTAAGGTTGGATGCATGCTAGCTGCAGGTAATACTTATGCAAATACCTGTGCTCCTGAAGATGTATGGAAGTCAATGGAGAAGGATAGAGAAAACTATTTCTTCATAGATGTTCAATCTCGTGGAGAGTATCCAAACTATGCAATAAAAATGCTTGAAAAGAATAATATAGACCTAAAAATGGAAGAGGGAGATCTTGAAGTATTAAAGAATAATACTGTTGACTTTATTTCCTTCAGTTACTATTCTTCAAGACTTACAAGTGCTGATCCAGAAGTTAATAAAGAAACTGCAGGAAATGTATTTGCTACTTTAAAGAATCCTTACCTAAAGGCAAGTGAATGGGGATGGCAGATAGATCCACTAGGACTTAGAATAACTATGAATTCTATCTATGATCGTTATCAAAAACCATTGTTTATTGTGGAAAACGGCTTAGGCGCTGTGGATAATCCGGATGAAAATGGATATGTAGAGGACGACTACCGTATAGACTATTTGAGAGCTCATATTAAAGCAATGGAAGATGCAGTTAATGAAGATGGAGTAGAACTAATGGGATATACACCATGGGGATGTATAGATTTAGTAAGTGCATCTACTGGTGAAATGAAGAAAAGATATGGCTTTATCTATGTAGATAAAGATAATGAAGGCAATGGTACATTGAAACGTTCTAAGAAGAAGAGTTTCTATTGGTACAAAAAAGTTATAGAGACAAATGGAGAAGATTTAGAGTAA
- a CDS encoding prolyl oligopeptidase family serine peptidase, which yields MASIFKRGGKLMLAVILASVMVASPVRSVFAAEAQATSYRTVTEVFDWGSATTKVIVDLGKKVDKGSVGTDTFKVHVLRTDTRSNTAITGAAEGDRTITKAYVSDKDGNAVDSGNYAVLEMSVGPDDTLSSPINFSLTTFMNGWVKCDYTITQQKDIASSSGTISGLVVNTSAGDIKPIVDSFKLGQATYDNVTLHYSNYTPEKDNNKHPLVIWLHGMGEGGTDGLLPITANKADNFASKQMQAYFGGAYVLAPQTPSFWMDGFNGFGDGTSKYENALMSLIKDYVANNKDIDTSRIYIGGDSNGGYMTMLMARDYTDYFAAAFPTCEALKDTLIKDSDIEKMKNLPIWFTAAKTDTTVPINDYVVPTYNRLVKAGAKNAHLSLFDKVVDTTGLYKKADGSPYEYMGHWSWIYVYNNQCTDTINGKSTTIMEWLASQAKVKSTSYSTVTEVQDWGPAITKVIVNLGQKVDQGLIATDTFKVHVLRTENRPNTLMLGAAEGDRKVTRAYVSDKDGNAVASGSYAVLEMEIGPDLALGSPMNYSLSNGLNGWVTSNYTITQQRDITSNSQTIRGLVGNVYAGGTKILADQFTTSQGTYDNITLHYASFAPAKDSKKHPLVIWLHGAGEGGTDGLLPIMGNKAVNFASPEMQKYFEGAYVLAPQAPTFWMDGLNGGRGDGTSKYEKALMSLIKEYVANNKDIDTNRVYIGGDSNGGYMTMVMARDYTDYFAAAFPTCEALKDTLITDADIQKLKNIPLWFTASKTDTTVPVNSFMVPTYERLVKAGAKNVHMTLLEKVLDTTGLYKKADGTPYEYMGHWSWIYVYNNQCVDTINGKSTTIMEWLAAQAISKAVPTTPTQTAPTQTTSTNTSSTTTSVSSTSTTSPQTGDSAPILPLTLLMAASVAGGYVLLRKKGVKQQ from the coding sequence ATGGCAAGTATATTTAAACGTGGTGGAAAGCTAATGCTTGCAGTTATTTTAGCAAGCGTAATGGTGGCTTCTCCAGTGAGAAGTGTCTTTGCTGCAGAAGCTCAAGCAACATCTTACCGTACAGTTACTGAGGTGTTTGACTGGGGATCAGCAACAACAAAGGTCATTGTTGACTTAGGTAAGAAAGTAGATAAAGGTTCAGTTGGTACAGATACTTTCAAAGTACATGTATTGAGAACTGATACTAGATCAAATACTGCGATTACTGGTGCTGCAGAAGGTGATCGAACTATTACTAAAGCATATGTTTCAGATAAGGACGGTAATGCTGTTGATAGTGGCAATTATGCAGTGCTCGAAATGAGTGTTGGTCCTGATGATACTTTAAGTTCTCCAATTAATTTTAGTTTGACAACATTTATGAATGGGTGGGTTAAATGTGATTACACGATAACTCAACAAAAGGATATTGCATCAAGTTCGGGGACAATCTCAGGACTAGTTGTTAATACTTCTGCCGGAGATATTAAACCTATTGTCGATAGTTTTAAACTTGGACAAGCAACCTATGACAATGTTACTTTACATTATTCAAACTATACACCTGAAAAAGATAATAACAAACATCCATTAGTTATATGGCTTCATGGTATGGGAGAAGGCGGAACAGATGGATTACTTCCTATCACAGCAAATAAGGCAGACAACTTTGCTTCAAAGCAAATGCAAGCATATTTTGGAGGAGCTTATGTTCTAGCACCTCAAACTCCAAGCTTCTGGATGGATGGATTTAATGGATTTGGAGATGGAACTTCAAAATACGAAAATGCACTTATGTCGCTAATTAAAGATTACGTTGCAAACAATAAAGACATTGACACAAGCAGAATTTACATCGGTGGAGATTCTAACGGTGGATATATGACAATGCTTATGGCAAGAGATTATACAGATTATTTTGCAGCTGCATTTCCAACTTGTGAAGCTTTAAAGGATACTTTAATAAAGGATTCAGATATTGAGAAGATGAAGAACCTTCCAATATGGTTTACTGCAGCTAAAACAGATACTACAGTTCCAATAAATGACTATGTAGTTCCAACTTATAATCGTTTAGTGAAGGCTGGAGCTAAAAATGCTCATTTATCATTATTTGATAAGGTAGTTGATACAACTGGTTTATATAAAAAGGCAGATGGATCACCATATGAATATATGGGTCACTGGTCATGGATTTATGTGTATAATAACCAATGCACAGATACAATTAACGGAAAAAGTACAACAATAATGGAATGGTTAGCTAGTCAAGCTAAAGTTAAGTCTACTAGTTATTCAACAGTTACTGAAGTACAAGACTGGGGACCAGCAATCACAAAAGTAATCGTTAACTTAGGGCAAAAGGTAGATCAAGGCTTAATAGCTACTGATACATTTAAGGTTCATGTTCTAAGAACTGAAAATAGACCAAACACTTTAATGCTAGGTGCTGCAGAAGGCGATCGTAAAGTTACAAGGGCTTATGTTTCTGATAAGGATGGAAATGCTGTGGCTAGCGGTAGCTACGCAGTTCTTGAAATGGAAATCGGTCCAGATCTAGCTTTAGGTTCACCAATGAACTACAGTTTATCTAATGGATTAAATGGATGGGTAACTTCTAATTACACAATTACTCAACAAAGAGATATAACTTCTAATTCACAAACAATCAGAGGTTTAGTAGGAAATGTATATGCAGGTGGAACCAAGATACTTGCAGACCAATTTACTACTTCACAAGGAACTTACGATAATATTACGCTACACTATGCAAGCTTTGCGCCAGCAAAGGATAGCAAAAAACATCCATTAGTAATTTGGTTACATGGTGCAGGAGAAGGTGGAACTGATGGTCTTCTTCCAATCATGGGCAATAAGGCTGTAAACTTTGCATCACCTGAAATGCAAAAATATTTTGAGGGAGCATATGTATTAGCACCACAAGCACCAACTTTCTGGATGGATGGTTTAAATGGCGGTAGAGGAGATGGAACTTCAAAATATGAAAAAGCTCTTATGTCTTTGATAAAAGAGTATGTTGCTAATAACAAGGATATTGATACAAATAGAGTATACATTGGTGGAGACTCTAACGGTGGATATATGACAATGGTTATGGCTAGAGACTATACAGATTACTTTGCAGCTGCATTCCCAACCTGTGAAGCTTTAAAAGATACATTAATAACTGATGCTGATATACAAAAATTAAAAAATATTCCATTATGGTTTACTGCTTCAAAAACAGATACAACAGTTCCTGTAAATAGCTTTATGGTTCCAACTTACGAACGTTTAGTAAAAGCTGGAGCAAAGAACGTTCATATGACATTATTAGAAAAGGTACTTGATACTACAGGTTTATACAAAAAAGCAGATGGTACACCATATGAATACATGGGGCATTGGTCATGGATATATGTATACAATAATCAATGTGTAGATACAATCAATGGAAAGAGCACAACAATTATGGAATGGTTAGCTGCTCAAGCAATAAGCAAAGCAGTACCAACAACACCAACACAAACAGCACCAACACAAACAACATCAACAAATACTAGTTCAACTACAACATCAGTAAGTAGTACTAGTACAACTTCACCACAAACTGGTGATTCAGCACCAATATTACCTTTAACATTACTAATGGCAGCTTCTGTTGCAGGTGGATATGTGCTATTAAGAAAAAAAGGTGTAAAGCAACAATAA
- a CDS encoding APC family permease — protein sequence MNRKFSDVLLGEPLRSEQSKHEKYNVPFGLAIMASDAVSSVAYAAQEILFVLIVLGSAAYEWLTWTSFMIIGLLIILTISYIQIIKAYPQGGGAYKVAKENLSDKAGLTAGAGLIIDYILTVAVSASAGADAIASAFSSLMQYKVLIVVVIIVILTILNLRGISESSKIFAIPSYIFIVSMIFMIVYGLFKYFVLNIHPAPMYPVPTKATQSLSLFLILRAFASGCSALTGLEAVSNSVPNFKEPSQRNAKIVMILLALMIFFIFGGSSVLAIFYTAVPITDGPTVISQIASGIFSNGFMFYIIQFSTAIILLMACNTAFTGFPMLMYIVAKDGYAPRQFTVRGKRLGFTFGIVGLTFIACILVIIFRADTHRLIPLYALGVFTSFTLGQFGMVNHWIKEKEEGWKKGAVINGIGTVLTLITGIVILIEKFSQGAFIVVILIPIIILGQLRIKAHYDKVAKGLSISTVNLKDINMKIKYTHIVVVPIASLNKASISTLQYANSLSDNVIALNVSPDQEAIDKLKQRWNELNTDIILVAKYSPYRAIINPLIDNIQLIADAAGEDEKVTVILPEFISHEKRGEVLHNHTSLILRETLLRNHNIVVSTYPYHLEECRKRGTDDCK from the coding sequence ATGAATAGAAAATTTTCAGATGTGTTACTTGGAGAGCCATTACGTAGTGAGCAAAGTAAGCATGAGAAATATAATGTACCTTTTGGTCTCGCAATTATGGCTAGTGATGCGGTATCTTCTGTAGCATATGCAGCACAGGAAATCCTTTTTGTTTTAATAGTATTAGGTTCAGCTGCATATGAATGGCTAACATGGACTTCATTTATGATTATTGGCCTACTTATAATACTTACAATTTCATACATACAAATTATTAAAGCATATCCACAGGGTGGAGGTGCATATAAGGTAGCTAAGGAAAACTTGAGCGATAAAGCTGGTTTAACTGCAGGTGCAGGATTGATAATAGACTATATACTTACAGTGGCAGTTAGTGCTAGTGCTGGAGCAGATGCCATTGCCTCAGCGTTTAGTAGCTTAATGCAATATAAAGTTTTGATAGTTGTGGTAATAATTGTGATTTTAACTATTTTAAATTTAAGAGGAATAAGTGAATCTTCAAAGATATTTGCGATTCCTAGTTATATATTTATAGTTAGTATGATATTTATGATAGTTTATGGACTATTTAAATATTTTGTGCTAAATATTCATCCAGCACCTATGTATCCAGTACCTACAAAGGCTACACAAAGCTTATCCTTATTTTTGATATTAAGAGCTTTTGCTTCAGGATGTTCTGCCTTAACAGGACTAGAGGCAGTAAGTAATTCTGTTCCTAATTTTAAAGAACCAAGTCAAAGAAATGCAAAAATTGTTATGATATTGTTGGCATTAATGATATTTTTCATATTTGGAGGTTCATCAGTACTTGCTATATTTTATACAGCAGTACCAATTACAGATGGACCTACAGTTATCTCACAAATAGCTTCAGGGATTTTTAGCAATGGTTTTATGTTCTATATAATACAGTTCAGTACAGCTATAATACTACTTATGGCGTGTAATACAGCTTTTACTGGATTTCCAATGCTTATGTATATAGTTGCTAAAGACGGCTATGCACCAAGACAATTTACTGTTAGAGGAAAGCGCCTTGGGTTTACATTTGGAATCGTAGGGTTAACTTTTATTGCATGTATTTTGGTCATAATATTTAGAGCAGATACCCATAGGCTGATTCCTTTATATGCATTAGGAGTCTTTACTTCTTTTACTTTAGGTCAATTTGGTATGGTTAATCACTGGATAAAAGAAAAAGAAGAAGGCTGGAAAAAAGGTGCTGTTATAAATGGAATAGGAACTGTATTAACTTTAATAACAGGAATAGTAATTTTGATTGAAAAATTTAGTCAAGGGGCTTTTATAGTTGTAATACTGATTCCAATTATAATTTTAGGACAGTTAAGGATTAAAGCTCACTATGACAAAGTAGCTAAGGGTTTAAGTATAAGTACTGTAAATCTAAAAGACATAAATATGAAGATAAAATATACTCATATTGTAGTAGTTCCCATAGCTAGTTTAAATAAAGCATCTATAAGTACACTTCAATATGCTAATAGTTTAAGTGATAATGTTATTGCTCTAAATGTGTCGCCAGATCAGGAAGCTATAGATAAATTGAAACAGAGATGGAATGAGTTGAACACAGATATTATACTTGTTGCTAAGTATTCTCCTTACAGGGCAATAATAAATCCTTTGATTGATAATATACAGTTGATAGCAGATGCAGCTGGTGAAGATGAAAAGGTAACAGTAATATTACCGGAATTCATAAGTCATGAAAAAAGGGGAGAAGTTTTACATAATCATACAAGTTTGATTCTTAGAGAAACCTTACTTAGAAATCATAATATAGTGGTTTCGACCTATCCATATCACCTAGAGGAATGCAGGAAAAGAGGAACAGATGATTGTAAGTAA
- a CDS encoding Ig-like domain-containing protein, protein MKKIFRSNFFKLSLFSLLFVALLTFKAYGSVDSAGTLSDLQTKISSAMHSRLTTYSISYSGTTSTLSSDISNAINSIYNGDDYLHYTSKGYSYSYTVSGGVATINFTFNYWNTAAQDSYVSTKVNGVLSQIITSGMNDFEKEKAIHDWIEKNVAYDTTLVKHSDYDAVVSPYTTVCQGYALLSYKMLNQAGIQTKIVEGTAGGQAHAWNLVYLDGAWYHFDTTWDDPLPDVAGRVTYDYYNLTDAQIKLNHSWVKTYPAASTDFATTLNSKLLSDSSNSSVYQGLIDALNLNLLTPEYTVNNATELNAKIQEAIKNNQTKITVRYMSGSTVATDIATAIKGISNITSYSYSKVDYNRSSITGDVRLDLSFTYFTPVSVSSVSLSSTDLTLAAGASSTLTATVLPSNASNKTIIWSTSNSSVATVAGGVVKAIGGGTAVITAKTSDGSYTATCNINVIQGVSSITLASASPYVRVGGDDITLAATVNPAGANDKSLTWTSSNPTVATVDSTGKVHAVAYGSAVISATSVQDPTKVGKFTITVPVPVTGVTVTSSSTIVKMGSTLTLGTTIAPSTATIKTVTWSSSNEAIAKVSSTGVVTPVATGTVTITAKTIDGGFTATKDLTVIYGVTSITLDKTSAYVRLGESDLTLVSTVNPSNATDKSLTWTSSNQSIATVDSNGAVHAVAYGTATITATSVQDPTKVAKCTIIVPVPVTGVTVTSSSNVVKMGSTLTLGTTMAPITATIKTVTWSSSNEAIAKVSATGVVTPVATGTVTITAKTIDGGFTATKDLTVIYGVTSITLDKTSAYVRLGESDLTLVSTVNPSNATDKSLTWTSSNQSIATVDSNGTVHAVAYGTATITATSVQDPTKVAKCTIIVPVPVTGVTVTSSSNVVKMGSTLTLGTTMAPITATIKTVTWSSSNEAIAKVSATGVVTPVAPGTVTITAKTIDGGFTSTKDLTVIYGVTSITLDKTSAYVRLGESDLTLVSTVNPSNATDKSLTWTSSNQSIATVDSNGTVHAVAYGTATITATSVQDPTKVAKCTIIVPVPVTGVTVTSSSNVVKMGSTLTLGTTMAPITATIKTVTWSSSNEAIAKVSATGVVTPVAPGTVTITAKTIDGGFTSTKDLTVIYGVTSITLDKTTASLKLSGTDITLIATVNPTNATDKSLTWISSNVNVISVDSSGKIHAVGLGTATVTVTSVQDPTKFARCTVTVTN, encoded by the coding sequence GTGAAAAAAATTTTTCGATCCAACTTTTTTAAGCTTTCTTTGTTTTCATTACTATTTGTGGCACTGTTAACATTTAAAGCATACGGATCTGTTGATTCTGCTGGAACTCTTTCAGATTTACAGACAAAGATATCTTCAGCCATGCATTCTAGACTGACTACATACAGCATAAGTTACTCTGGAACTACTTCAACACTTAGTAGCGATATTTCTAATGCTATAAACAGTATTTATAACGGGGATGATTATTTGCATTATACCAGTAAAGGTTATTCCTACTCTTACACTGTTAGCGGCGGTGTTGCTACAATCAATTTTACTTTTAATTATTGGAATACAGCCGCTCAAGATAGTTATGTCAGTACCAAAGTTAATGGAGTATTAAGCCAGATAATAACTTCCGGAATGAATGATTTCGAGAAAGAAAAAGCTATTCATGACTGGATAGAAAAGAATGTTGCTTATGATACCACATTAGTAAAACATTCAGATTATGATGCAGTTGTATCTCCATACACAACGGTATGCCAAGGCTATGCATTACTATCCTATAAAATGCTAAACCAGGCAGGTATTCAAACTAAGATAGTAGAAGGCACTGCTGGTGGACAAGCACATGCATGGAATCTGGTTTACCTTGATGGAGCATGGTACCACTTTGATACAACTTGGGACGACCCATTACCAGATGTGGCTGGTAGAGTAACCTATGATTATTATAACTTGACGGATGCTCAAATAAAATTAAACCACTCATGGGTGAAAACTTATCCTGCTGCAAGTACTGATTTTGCCACTACTTTAAATTCAAAACTTTTAAGTGATTCTTCAAATTCTTCGGTATACCAAGGTTTGATAGATGCCTTAAACCTTAATTTATTAACACCTGAGTATACTGTAAATAACGCCACTGAATTAAATGCTAAGATTCAGGAAGCAATTAAAAATAATCAAACTAAAATTACAGTAAGATATATGAGCGGTTCTACAGTTGCAACTGATATTGCTACTGCAATTAAAGGGATTTCAAACATTACTTCTTATTCTTATTCAAAGGTTGATTATAACAGAAGCAGTATAACTGGAGATGTAAGATTAGATCTTTCCTTTACTTATTTCACTCCAGTAAGTGTAAGCTCTGTATCTTTATCTAGCACCGATTTAACCCTAGCTGCTGGTGCTTCAAGCACACTTACAGCTACAGTTCTTCCTAGTAACGCTAGCAATAAAACAATTATTTGGTCTACAAGTAATTCTTCAGTTGCAACAGTTGCAGGAGGAGTGGTTAAAGCCATTGGAGGTGGAACAGCTGTAATTACAGCTAAAACATCTGATGGAAGCTACACTGCTACATGTAATATCAATGTTATACAAGGAGTATCAAGCATCACCCTTGCTTCAGCCTCACCTTACGTTAGAGTAGGTGGTGATGATATCACATTAGCAGCTACTGTTAATCCAGCTGGAGCTAATGATAAGTCTTTGACTTGGACAAGCAGTAATCCAACTGTAGCAACAGTAGATTCTACTGGTAAAGTCCATGCAGTAGCTTATGGTTCTGCTGTTATTTCAGCAACTTCAGTACAGGACCCAACTAAAGTTGGAAAATTCACTATTACTGTTCCTGTACCAGTAACCGGAGTTACTGTAACCTCTAGCTCAACAATTGTTAAAATGGGATCTACTTTAACCTTAGGTACCACCATAGCACCTTCTACCGCTACCATTAAGACAGTTACTTGGTCTAGTAGCAATGAAGCTATAGCTAAGGTAAGTTCTACTGGTGTAGTTACTCCTGTGGCTACTGGTACAGTAACTATCACAGCTAAAACCATTGATGGCGGTTTTACTGCAACTAAGGATTTAACAGTTATTTACGGAGTTACTAGCATAACTCTTGATAAAACCTCAGCTTATGTTAGATTGGGAGAAAGTGATTTAACTTTAGTCTCAACAGTTAACCCAAGCAATGCAACAGATAAGTCGTTAACTTGGACTAGCAGTAATCAAAGTATAGCTACTGTTGATTCAAACGGAGCTGTACATGCAGTTGCCTATGGTACGGCTACTATAACAGCTACTTCTGTACAAGATCCAACTAAGGTAGCAAAATGTACAATCATCGTTCCTGTACCAGTAACAGGAGTTACTGTAACTTCTAGTTCTAACGTTGTTAAAATGGGGTCTACTTTAACCTTAGGTACTACTATGGCCCCTATTACTGCTACTATTAAGACAGTTACTTGGTCTAGTAGCAACGAAGCTATAGCTAAGGTAAGTGCTACTGGTGTAGTTACTCCTGTGGCTACTGGTACAGTAACTATCACAGCTAAAACCATTGATGGCGGTTTTACTGCAACTAAGGATTTAACAGTTATTTACGGAGTTACTAGCATAACTCTTGATAAAACCTCAGCTTATGTTAGATTGGGAGAAAGTGATTTAACTTTAGTCTCAACAGTTAACCCAAGCAATGCAACAGATAAGTCGTTAACTTGGACTAGCAGTAATCAAAGCATAGCTACTGTTGATTCAAACGGAACTGTACATGCAGTTGCCTATGGTACGGCTACTATAACAGCTACTTCTGTACAAGATCCAACTAAGGTAGCAAAATGTACAATCATCGTTCCTGTACCAGTAACAGGAGTTACTGTAACTTCTAGTTCTAACGTTGTTAAAATGGGGTCTACTTTAACCTTAGGTACTACTATGGCCCCTATTACTGCTACTATTAAGACAGTTACTTGGTCTAGTAGCAACGAAGCTATAGCTAAGGTAAGTGCTACTGGTGTAGTTACTCCTGTAGCTCCTGGTACAGTAACTATCACAGCTAAAACCATTGATGGCGGTTTTACTTCAACTAAGGATTTAACAGTTATTTACGGAGTTACTAGCATAACTCTTGATAAAACCTCAGCTTATGTTAGATTGGGAGAAAGTGATTTAACTTTAGTCTCAACAGTTAACCCAAGCAATGCAACAGATAAATCGTTAACTTGGACTAGCAGTAATCAAAGCATAGCTACTGTTGATTCAAACGGAACTGTACATGCAGTTGCCTATGGTACGGCTACTATAACAGCTACTTCTGTACAAGATCCAACTAAGGTAGCAAAATGTACAATCATCGTTCCTGTACCAGTAACAGGAGTTACTGTAACTTCTAGTTCTAACGTTGTTAAAATGGGGTCTACTTTAACCTTAGGTACTACTATGGCCCCTATTACTGCTACTATTAAGACAGTTACTTGGTCTAGTAGCAACGAAGCTATAGCTAAGGTAAGTGCTACTGGTGTAGTTACTCCTGTAGCTCCTGGCACAGTAACTATCACAGCTAAAACCATTGATGGTGGTTTTACTTCAACTAAGGATTTAACAGTTATTTACGGGGTTACTAGCATAACTCTTGATAAAACTACAGCTTCTCTTAAGTTAAGTGGTACTGATATAACGTTAATAGCTACCGTTAATCCAACCAATGCTACAGATAAATCACTAACATGGATAAGCAGTAATGTTAATGTAATCTCAGTTGATTCCTCTGGTAAAATTCATGCTGTAGGATTAGGTACTGCTACCGTCACTGTAACTTCTGTACAAGATCCTACGAAATTTGCACGATGCACAGTAACGGTAACAAATTAG